The following coding sequences lie in one Williamwhitmania taraxaci genomic window:
- a CDS encoding RNA recognition motif domain-containing protein, which yields MVIYVGNIPYNFKEDDLKQVFSDYPSVVSAKLVIDKQTRRSKGYGFVEMGDDSEAALAIEKLNDSLVSGRNIKVNNAHKNEPTVKE from the coding sequence ATGGTTATTTACGTAGGAAACATCCCTTATAACTTTAAGGAAGATGATCTCAAACAGGTCTTTTCTGATTACCCAAGTGTAGTTAGTGCAAAGTTGGTCATTGATAAGCAAACCAGACGATCGAAGGGATATGGATTTGTTGAGATGGGCGACGATAGCGAGGCGGCACTGGCAATTGAGAAGTTAAATGACTCTTTAGTTTCAGGTAGAAATATCAAAGTGAATAATGCACATAAAAACGAACCTACTGTCAAGGAATAG
- the argF gene encoding ornithine carbamoyltransferase has product MAFNLKNRNFLKLLDFTPKEIDFMLNLAADLKAAKYAGTERQMLKGKNIVLLFEKDSTRTRCAFEVGALDQGAHVTYLGPSGSQIGKKESMKDTARVLGRMYDGIEYRGYSQEIVETLGEYAGVPVWNGLTTEFHPTQILADFLTMREHTDKPLNKVAFCYLGDAKNNMGNSLMVGAVKMGMDFRAAAPKACWPTEDLVAQCREIAKQTGAKITLTEDVKEGVKGCDFLYTDVWVSMGEPDSVWEERVKLLKPYQVNKAAMDATGNPNVKFMHCLPAFHNRETAVGEEMFKKFGLSEMEVTDEVFESNASIVFDEAENRMHTIKAIMVATLA; this is encoded by the coding sequence ATGGCGTTTAATTTAAAGAATCGTAACTTTTTAAAGTTGCTCGATTTCACTCCTAAGGAAATTGATTTCATGCTGAACCTTGCTGCCGATCTTAAGGCCGCAAAGTATGCTGGCACCGAAAGGCAAATGCTTAAGGGTAAGAATATTGTTCTTCTTTTCGAGAAGGATTCTACTCGTACTCGCTGTGCTTTTGAAGTGGGTGCTCTCGATCAGGGTGCACACGTTACTTATCTTGGTCCTTCTGGTTCCCAAATTGGGAAAAAGGAATCGATGAAGGACACCGCTCGGGTTCTAGGTCGTATGTATGATGGTATTGAATACCGCGGTTACTCACAAGAAATTGTTGAGACCCTTGGCGAATATGCAGGGGTTCCTGTGTGGAACGGTTTAACCACCGAATTTCACCCTACTCAGATTCTTGCCGATTTCCTTACCATGCGTGAGCATACCGATAAGCCTTTGAATAAGGTGGCTTTTTGCTACCTCGGCGATGCCAAGAACAATATGGGTAACTCTCTTATGGTAGGCGCGGTGAAAATGGGTATGGATTTCCGTGCTGCTGCTCCTAAGGCATGCTGGCCAACGGAAGATTTAGTAGCTCAATGCCGTGAAATTGCTAAGCAAACCGGTGCTAAGATCACTTTGACTGAAGACGTTAAAGAAGGTGTTAAGGGCTGTGATTTTCTCTATACCGACGTATGGGTTTCCATGGGCGAGCCAGATAGCGTTTGGGAAGAGCGCGTGAAATTGCTTAAACCTTACCAAGTGAACAAGGCTGCTATGGATGCAACCGGAAATCCTAACGTTAAGTTTATGCACTGCCTACCTGCATTCCACAATAGAGAGACTGCTGTGGGTGAAGAGATGTTCAAGAAGTTTGGCTTATCCGAAATGGAAGTAACCGATGAGGTTTTTGAATCGAATGCTTCTATTGTGTTCGACGAGGCCGAAAATAGGATGCATACGATTAAAGCTATCATGGTAGCTACTCTTGCATAG